The proteins below are encoded in one region of Gemmatimonadaceae bacterium:
- a CDS encoding AAA family ATPase, whose amino-acid sequence MYEQFYGLTDKPFSLTPNPRFVFYSQQYREAEGQLLYGINNREGFMLVTGQPGTGKTTLCRDLIEKLDRDKSQSALIFNPFFNGVETLAALLTEFGVSVPPGGSRKELLDRLNQFLLAQLALGKSCVAIFDEAQHLSSEFLEQIRVLSNLETDQEKLIQIVLVGQPELLDKIRTPQMAQLDQRVSIRCTLNDLDEQETDRYIHHRLNVAGARGQIRFTPKAVTEIYRASHGVPRLINLICDRALLAGYAAQTRDIEPQHVRKAVAALRGEDSEVDENVTAPAPRRDRPRNQRRGQIRRVMIIAAVLVVAAVTVGIALWPRGPVKAADEDLYWRATMSAVPADAERDLRTLVATYPTSKRVDDALLRLAQLEMARGDRASAVQHLAALAQHAPAGVTHARAVVLTAVAQLDGGDTTAACNGYGAGVDSASAANPLLARDAQTVSAVCAGRAATSGGSIAADSLAARPATPRDSTAKPSAARPPAGPKP is encoded by the coding sequence ATGTACGAGCAGTTCTACGGGCTGACCGACAAGCCCTTCTCGCTGACGCCGAACCCACGGTTCGTCTTCTACTCGCAACAGTATCGCGAGGCAGAAGGCCAGCTGCTGTACGGCATCAACAACCGGGAAGGGTTCATGCTGGTCACTGGCCAGCCCGGCACCGGCAAGACGACGCTGTGCCGCGATCTCATCGAAAAGTTGGATCGCGACAAGTCGCAGTCGGCGCTGATCTTCAATCCGTTCTTCAACGGTGTCGAGACGCTGGCCGCGCTCCTCACGGAGTTCGGCGTCAGCGTGCCGCCGGGCGGTTCGCGCAAGGAATTGCTCGATCGGCTCAACCAGTTCCTGCTCGCGCAACTCGCGCTGGGAAAAAGCTGCGTCGCGATCTTCGACGAAGCACAGCACCTGTCGTCAGAGTTTCTTGAACAGATTCGCGTGCTGTCGAATCTCGAGACCGATCAGGAAAAGCTCATTCAAATTGTTCTCGTCGGCCAACCGGAGCTGCTCGACAAGATCCGCACGCCGCAAATGGCGCAGCTCGACCAGCGTGTGTCGATCCGCTGCACGCTGAACGATCTCGACGAGCAGGAGACCGACCGCTACATCCACCACCGGTTGAACGTGGCGGGCGCGCGCGGCCAGATTCGCTTCACACCGAAGGCGGTGACGGAGATCTATCGCGCGAGCCACGGCGTTCCGCGCTTGATCAATCTGATTTGCGACCGGGCGCTGCTGGCCGGATACGCCGCGCAGACGCGTGACATCGAACCGCAGCACGTCCGCAAGGCCGTGGCGGCGTTGCGTGGTGAGGATTCCGAAGTCGACGAAAACGTCACCGCGCCCGCACCGCGCCGCGATCGTCCCCGCAACCAGCGCCGCGGACAGATACGGCGCGTGATGATCATCGCCGCGGTGCTCGTCGTGGCGGCGGTGACTGTTGGCATCGCACTCTGGCCGCGCGGTCCCGTGAAGGCCGCCGACGAGGATTTGTACTGGCGCGCCACCATGAGCGCCGTGCCCGCCGACGCCGAGCGGGATTTGCGGACACTGGTCGCGACGTATCCGACGTCCAAACGCGTCGACGATGCACTGCTTCGCCTGGCGCAACTCGAGATGGCGCGCGGCGACCGCGCGAGCGCCGTGCAACACCTCGCCGCACTCGCTCAGCACGCGCCGGCAGGAGTCACGCACGCACGCGCCGTCGTGCTCACGGCCGTGGCTCAACTCGACGGCGGTGATACGACCGCCGCGTGCAACGGATACGGTGCCGGCGTTGATTCGGCGTCGGCGGCAAATCCCCTGCTTGCGCGCGATGCGCAGACGGTATCCGCCGTTTGCGCCGGGCGCGCCGCAACGAGCGGCGGTTCGATCGCCGCCGATTCGCTCGCCGCACGGCCGGCCACGCCGCGCGATTCGACAGCGAAACCATCCGCGGCCCGGCCGCCCGCAGGACCGAAGCCGTGA
- a CDS encoding tetratricopeptide repeat protein, whose amino-acid sequence MSLINDALKEAQRERTQRAGRTAAAVGDNFFPYPAGKSANNRSSSTSRALMVFAAAAVILAAGAAGLWRARSRAGRASSLAVPTARPVASQRPSGVPAVPQPTTPPPSQPAVPISIIPPAKMGTKTASNQRSGAAEPSGRAIRDAGAPSPVSSAPPSRAVNSPSQNRNTSTGIKPLPAPSTAASVTADRTDSAARAASNVAAAADAPPRPAPPTTAPTPTPAPVRVVLDANGARLGDSLFARAYSEHLRGNYDAAADYYEKALQKPPVPPELYNDYGALLDLRGNHTAAITMYRLGLAANDRDPKLWMNIGVAYNALGRHADAMSAFFAAAKLDPANSSLKIRLATEYQALGDTASARRGFTEALGLAPKDARAHYAFGAFLVAQHDFHSAIREMQSFLDLAPGAVPPDEIEKVRAYVNSLRKLYP is encoded by the coding sequence GTGAGTCTCATCAACGACGCGCTCAAGGAAGCGCAGCGCGAGCGCACACAGCGCGCGGGACGAACGGCGGCCGCCGTCGGTGACAACTTTTTTCCGTATCCCGCGGGCAAGTCCGCGAACAACAGGAGCAGCAGCACCAGCCGCGCGTTGATGGTCTTCGCGGCCGCCGCTGTGATCTTGGCGGCCGGAGCGGCGGGACTGTGGCGGGCTCGCTCGCGTGCAGGACGGGCGTCGTCGCTCGCCGTTCCGACCGCGAGACCCGTCGCGAGCCAGCGCCCGAGTGGCGTGCCGGCGGTGCCGCAGCCGACCACACCGCCGCCGAGCCAGCCGGCCGTTCCGATTTCAATCATTCCGCCGGCGAAGATGGGGACGAAGACGGCGTCGAATCAGCGAAGTGGCGCTGCTGAGCCTAGCGGCAGAGCGATCCGCGACGCCGGCGCACCCTCGCCGGTATCCAGTGCGCCGCCCAGCCGCGCGGTGAATTCGCCATCACAAAATCGTAATACCAGTACTGGCATCAAGCCGCTGCCGGCCCCGTCGACGGCGGCCTCCGTCACTGCCGATCGTACGGACAGCGCGGCGCGCGCGGCATCGAACGTCGCGGCAGCCGCGGACGCTCCACCGCGTCCGGCGCCGCCCACGACGGCGCCCACGCCCACACCCGCACCGGTGCGTGTCGTACTCGACGCCAACGGCGCGCGCTTGGGCGATTCGCTCTTCGCCCGCGCGTACAGCGAGCACCTGCGCGGGAACTACGACGCCGCCGCCGACTACTACGAGAAAGCACTGCAGAAGCCGCCGGTGCCGCCCGAGTTGTACAACGATTATGGCGCGCTCCTCGATCTGCGCGGCAATCACACCGCCGCGATCACCATGTACAGGCTCGGCCTCGCCGCAAACGATCGCGATCCGAAGCTCTGGATGAACATCGGCGTCGCGTACAACGCACTCGGCCGACACGCGGATGCGATGTCGGCGTTCTTTGCGGCGGCCAAGCTCGATCCGGCCAACTCGAGCCTGAAGATTCGTCTCGCCACGGAGTATCAAGCATTGGGCGACACGGCAAGCGCGCGCCGCGGGTTCACGGAAGCGCTCGGACTCGCTCCCAAGGATGCACGCGCCCACTACGCATTCGGCGCATTCCTGGTCGCGCAGCACGACTTCCACAGCGCCATTCGCGAAATGCAGTCGTTTCTCGACCTCGCGCCCGGCGCCGTTCCTCCGGACGAGATCGAGAAAGTCAGAGCGTACGTCAACTCGCTCCGCAAACTCTATCCATGA
- a CDS encoding prepilin-type N-terminal cleavage/methylation domain-containing protein — protein sequence MKNRVRRGFTLPEVLVTVTVVAVLAAVVVPAVTQYVNKGDTPVFQQDLSEIRNAVTAYIADNRSFPAEFYDLTAAGNSGGKIYFAGSVTGTSTAVASFTSAGGITLGPAITSANGYLTTPLAFSTGASATCNDIYQLDKTIDGTVDGTNGNVLYDGTTCTGAASTNSTAIGSTVITLRLAATGT from the coding sequence ATGAAGAACCGAGTTCGCCGCGGCTTTACGCTGCCTGAAGTCCTCGTGACCGTGACGGTCGTCGCCGTGCTGGCGGCCGTGGTCGTTCCCGCCGTGACCCAGTACGTCAACAAAGGCGACACGCCGGTGTTCCAGCAGGACCTCAGCGAAATCCGCAACGCCGTGACGGCGTACATCGCGGACAACCGCTCCTTCCCGGCTGAATTCTATGATCTGACGGCGGCCGGCAATTCGGGCGGCAAGATCTACTTCGCCGGCAGCGTGACCGGCACGTCGACGGCTGTTGCGTCGTTCACCAGCGCCGGCGGCATCACCCTCGGACCCGCCATCACGTCCGCCAATGGCTATCTGACGACGCCGCTCGCGTTCTCGACCGGCGCGAGTGCGACCTGCAACGACATCTATCAGCTGGACAAGACGATCGACGGCACGGTCGACGGCACGAACGGCAACGTGCTGTATGACGGGACCACATGTACGGGCGCGGCCTCCACGAACAGCACGGCGATCGGAAGCACGGTAATCACGCTCCGCCTTGCGGCGACGGGCACCTGA
- a CDS encoding prepilin-type N-terminal cleavage/methylation domain-containing protein, with translation MTQRIEKVSRRRGFTLPEVLVTVSLVAILAAVVVPAIAGQIRKGDQSRIGNDMLAIRGGVEQFLSDVRRYPSDVTQLVTPITTTQSPLTGTGLGTYGKPDTLRWRGPYLSKDAASILGTGYGYSFKSTFFNQSLTANSAVPGSGAGYQAYLVLCLPMNPTGSTATTDASNALTIDQMFDDGDITNGVIRYISPGGGHADTLKFLVMPIY, from the coding sequence ATGACCCAGCGAATCGAAAAAGTCAGCCGGCGTCGCGGATTTACGCTTCCGGAAGTCCTCGTCACCGTGAGCCTGGTCGCGATCTTGGCAGCCGTAGTCGTGCCCGCCATTGCGGGTCAGATTCGCAAGGGCGATCAGTCGCGCATCGGGAATGACATGTTGGCCATCCGTGGCGGCGTGGAGCAGTTCCTGTCGGACGTTCGCCGGTACCCGTCTGACGTAACGCAACTCGTCACGCCGATTACCACGACTCAGTCTCCGCTGACCGGAACTGGCCTGGGAACGTACGGCAAGCCGGACACGCTCCGCTGGCGCGGACCGTACCTGAGCAAAGACGCTGCGTCGATTCTCGGAACGGGATACGGCTACAGCTTCAAGAGCACCTTCTTCAATCAGTCGCTCACGGCGAACAGTGCCGTGCCTGGTAGCGGTGCGGGTTATCAAGCGTATCTGGTGCTGTGCCTTCCAATGAATCCCACGGGCAGCACGGCCACCACCGATGCCTCGAACGCGCTCACCATCGACCAGATGTTCGATGACGGCGACATCACCAACGGGGTGATTCGCTACATCTCGCCGGGCGGCGGCCACGCCGACACGCTCAAGTTCCTCGTCATGCCCATTTATTGA